Proteins from a genomic interval of Flammeovirgaceae bacterium SG7u.111:
- the purE gene encoding 5-(carboxyamino)imidazole ribonucleotide mutase, which produces MDVGIIMGSKSDLKIMSQAAEVLEELGVAFELTVVSAHRTPERMFEYAQKAKDKGLKVIIAGAGGAAHLPGMVASLTTLPVIGVPVKSSNSIDGWDSVLSILQMPGGVPVATVALDGAKNAGILAAQIVGTSNEVVAQKLEEYKETLKKKVLDSVDDIEKYGWK; this is translated from the coding sequence ATGGATGTAGGAATAATCATGGGCAGCAAGTCGGACCTGAAAATCATGTCGCAAGCTGCAGAAGTATTAGAGGAGCTAGGTGTCGCTTTTGAGCTAACAGTAGTTTCGGCTCACAGGACTCCCGAAAGGATGTTCGAATATGCACAAAAAGCGAAAGACAAAGGCTTGAAGGTGATCATAGCTGGAGCAGGAGGGGCAGCCCATTTGCCAGGCATGGTTGCCTCGCTCACCACTTTGCCGGTAATAGGTGTTCCCGTAAAATCAAGCAATTCAATCGATGGTTGGGATTCGGTACTGTCTATTTTGCAGATGCCAGGTGGTGTCCCTGTTGCAACTGTTGCGCTAGATGGCGCAAAAAATGCGGGTATTTTGGCTGCTCAAATAGTAGGTACGTCCAATGAGGTTGTTGCCCAAAAACTTGAGGAGTACAAAGAAACATTGAAGAAAAAAGTGCTTGACTCAGTAGATGATATAGAGAAATACGGCTGGAAATAA
- a CDS encoding LacI family DNA-binding transcriptional regulator: MSNIKEIAQQAGVSTMTVSRYFNNPEKLSEKAKEKIKKVINEIDYQPNEIARSMRAKKTLLVGVVIPDIRNPFFNHCYYAIEEYFNKLGYSILLCNSKEDPVEELKYIKLLSARQVDGIILMPVSEESIEVLVRKKKSYVLVDRVFEGVKGNYIIGDHYKGAFDAVSHLTALGHKKVGIIKGGNHLFPYAERYRGYVAALEVCGIPLTADLVKEALPEQTTAYECMNELLSLPKGSRPTAIFACNNLMCQGAIKSIYEHGLKIPDDISIISFDPLPAHEILKPAITCVAQPVYELGEKAAELLYQKLIGEGEEDKHLVIKPELIHGDSCSSPKED, encoded by the coding sequence ATGTCGAATATTAAAGAAATTGCTCAACAAGCAGGGGTATCTACCATGACTGTGTCTAGGTATTTTAACAACCCCGAAAAGCTTAGTGAAAAGGCAAAAGAAAAAATAAAGAAAGTAATAAATGAAATAGATTACCAGCCCAACGAGATTGCTCGGTCGATGCGGGCAAAAAAAACGTTGCTGGTAGGTGTGGTTATTCCCGATATACGCAATCCATTTTTTAACCATTGCTATTATGCCATAGAAGAATATTTCAATAAACTAGGGTACAGTATTTTGCTGTGTAACTCAAAAGAAGACCCTGTGGAAGAGCTTAAGTACATAAAGCTGCTATCCGCCAGGCAAGTTGATGGAATAATATTGATGCCTGTATCCGAAGAGTCGATAGAGGTATTGGTAAGAAAAAAGAAAAGCTATGTATTAGTCGACCGTGTTTTTGAAGGAGTAAAAGGAAACTATATTATTGGCGACCATTATAAAGGAGCTTTTGATGCTGTAAGCCATCTTACTGCACTTGGGCACAAAAAGGTGGGGATAATAAAGGGGGGGAATCACCTTTTTCCCTATGCAGAACGGTACAGAGGGTATGTTGCTGCTCTTGAAGTGTGTGGTATTCCACTTACTGCTGACTTGGTAAAAGAGGCATTGCCTGAGCAAACAACTGCTTATGAATGTATGAATGAATTGCTGAGTTTGCCAAAAGGGTCTCGACCAACAGCCATATTTGCTTGTAATAATCTCATGTGCCAAGGAGCTATCAAGTCTATTTACGAACATGGCTTAAAAATACCTGATGATATTTCCATAATATCCTTTGACCCATTACCTGCGCACGAAATATTGAAGCCAGCTATCACCTGTGTAGCCCAGCCTGTATATGAATTAGGCGAAAAAGCTGCCGAATTGCTTTATCAAAAGCTAATAGGAGAGGGAGAAGAGGATAAGCACCTTGTAATAAAACCTGAGCTGATACATGGAGATTCGTGTAGTAGCCCAAAAGAAGATTGA
- a CDS encoding AhpC/TSA family protein, translated as MKTLTSTYVKILLALSIVGLLFTSCEEKKVEDGEITLSGEVLNAGEGGEVTLSKIVDMAPLEVSKVKLEGGKFSIPIQAGPNDFYVLNIDNKQERMMILGEKDVTLVADGGENDGKFEVKGSADTEVLLAYNKLQEELESEVQGLQTRYQNASLDERTAIEAEYDSFQASSIARIKGFIEHNSSSLATVIPAMSLSIDDDSEFLGLLADRLFESYPENALVIKLKNDISAAANTAIGKEAPEIKLENPNGEMVALSSLRGKYVLIDFWAAWCGPCRHENPNVVKLYAEYKDKGFEIFGVSLDKTKEDWVKAIEDDNLGWVHVSDLKFWNSSVVPKYNITGIPMTYLLDKEGKIIAKGLRGKQLEDKLAELM; from the coding sequence ATGAAAACCTTAACATCAACATATGTAAAAATTCTGCTTGCTTTAAGCATAGTAGGATTGTTGTTCACTTCTTGCGAAGAGAAGAAAGTAGAAGATGGAGAAATAACTTTGAGTGGAGAAGTGTTGAATGCTGGAGAGGGTGGAGAAGTAACGCTTTCCAAAATAGTAGATATGGCTCCTTTGGAAGTGAGCAAAGTGAAGTTGGAGGGGGGTAAGTTTTCTATTCCTATTCAAGCTGGACCAAATGACTTTTATGTTCTCAATATTGATAATAAGCAAGAGCGCATGATGATACTTGGGGAAAAGGATGTGACGCTTGTAGCCGATGGTGGTGAAAATGATGGGAAGTTTGAAGTGAAAGGGTCGGCTGATACAGAAGTGTTGTTAGCATACAATAAACTGCAAGAAGAGCTAGAGAGCGAAGTGCAAGGTTTGCAAACAAGGTATCAAAATGCATCTTTAGATGAAAGAACAGCTATTGAAGCTGAGTATGATTCTTTCCAGGCTAGCTCAATTGCAAGAATAAAAGGGTTTATAGAGCATAATTCAAGTTCTTTAGCGACAGTTATTCCTGCTATGAGCCTAAGTATAGACGATGACAGCGAATTCTTAGGTTTACTAGCCGATAGGTTATTTGAAAGCTACCCAGAAAATGCCTTGGTGATAAAGCTAAAAAATGATATCAGTGCAGCGGCAAACACTGCTATCGGAAAAGAAGCTCCTGAAATCAAGCTTGAAAATCCTAATGGAGAAATGGTAGCACTTAGCTCATTAAGAGGGAAATATGTGCTAATCGATTTTTGGGCAGCTTGGTGTGGTCCTTGTCGCCACGAAAACCCTAATGTGGTAAAGTTATATGCAGAATACAAAGACAAAGGCTTCGAAATTTTTGGAGTGTCTCTTGACAAAACAAAAGAAGATTGGGTAAAAGCGATAGAGGATGATAACTTAGGTTGGGTGCATGTTTCAGACCTTAAGTTTTGGAATTCATCTGTTGTGCCTAAGTACAATATTACGGGTATTCCTATGACTTACTTGCTCGATAAAGAAGGTAAGATTATAGCCAAAGGGCTGAGAGGGAAACAATTGGAAGATAAGTTAGCAGAATTAATGTAA
- a CDS encoding Gfo/Idh/MocA family oxidoreductase, with protein sequence MNFSIIWQWLFTISHQKTFTKMTKPIITALAAYGMSGLVFHGPLLLANSGFEIKKILERTKNISKDKHPAAEIVRDFEAILYDEEIELVIINTPDYLHFDMVKQAIGKGKHVVVEKPITLKTEEANELISLAKAKGIILSVFQNRRWDGDYLTVKKVVEGKMLGRLVEFESHYDRYRNFIQEGTWKEESGAGTGVLYNLGSHMIDQVVDLFGMPKAITADLRIQRTGGKVTDAYDLRLDYPELKVVLKCSYLAREPGPRYQLHGTEGSFTKYGIDPQEEMLKAGFLPIGNDWGTEPEQDWGFINTSINGLHVDGTVETEAGCYGEYYKNIYEAIREGAELKVKPEQSRDVIKLIELAIESDNLKKTINI encoded by the coding sequence ATGAATTTTTCGATAATTTGGCAATGGCTATTTACCATTTCACACCAAAAGACTTTTACCAAAATGACCAAACCCATTATAACAGCTTTGGCTGCCTACGGAATGTCAGGACTTGTTTTCCACGGCCCACTCTTACTGGCTAATTCTGGTTTCGAAATAAAAAAAATACTGGAAAGAACGAAGAACATTTCGAAAGACAAGCACCCTGCAGCAGAGATTGTAAGAGATTTTGAGGCGATACTATACGATGAAGAAATTGAGCTCGTCATCATCAACACTCCCGACTACCTCCACTTTGACATGGTAAAACAAGCTATTGGAAAAGGCAAACACGTAGTAGTTGAAAAACCCATCACCCTGAAAACGGAAGAAGCAAACGAGTTGATTTCCTTGGCAAAGGCAAAAGGGATAATACTCAGCGTATTTCAAAATAGGCGCTGGGATGGCGATTACCTTACCGTAAAAAAAGTAGTGGAAGGAAAAATGCTAGGTAGACTGGTCGAGTTTGAATCACACTACGATAGGTACAGGAATTTTATACAAGAAGGCACTTGGAAAGAAGAAAGTGGCGCAGGCACAGGCGTGCTTTATAACCTAGGTTCTCATATGATAGACCAAGTGGTTGACCTTTTTGGAATGCCAAAAGCCATTACCGCAGATCTCCGCATCCAACGGACTGGCGGGAAGGTGACAGATGCCTATGACCTTCGGCTGGACTACCCTGAACTAAAAGTAGTACTTAAATGCAGCTATTTGGCAAGAGAACCAGGGCCAAGGTACCAGCTACATGGGACTGAGGGCTCTTTCACCAAATATGGAATAGACCCCCAAGAAGAAATGCTGAAAGCTGGCTTTCTACCCATAGGAAATGATTGGGGCACAGAGCCTGAGCAAGATTGGGGCTTTATAAACACGAGTATAAATGGCTTGCATGTGGACGGCACTGTGGAAACCGAAGCGGGATGCTACGGGGAGTATTATAAAAATATTTATGAGGCAATACGAGAAGGAGCTGAGCTAAAGGTGAAGCCTGAGCAGTCGAGAGATGTGATCAAACTCATAGAGCTTGCCATAGAAAGTGATAATTTGAAGAAAACAATCAATATTTAA
- a CDS encoding TonB-dependent receptor — translation MINIFADTVKSIGTYSFELNRQNFAQIMRGLIICIVILFNLSDTLLFAQEREDIPDTYVLKVDELMNLERKSSYDKEIVSASKKAESLFEAPVSASVLTREEIKASGATSIPEALRLVPGVIVRQLTNGNYNVHIRGMDWLPYQGEEELLTGLNKLSLVMIDGRPVFNYLMGSTFWQTLPVDLNDVERIEVIRGPASSLYGPNAVTGVINIITARAQRNGVFAMANAQTGSYNTSIMNASVGYRFNEKFSVIASANKQYRERTTEMHYSKADSAYMPIEEIPLFGGLVSQETILETMYQDNHVSYDKSGFNLLLEHKPMPNISYYLRGGAENSFTNDALFPDYEAVLHKGKSNTKYIEAAGNVHNLNFKASYMFGDQDIAIGLYHKQETEFIDADISYNLQLGKLSILPSVSYRKSTYWHPLDPELLISNSDEMFDNIVSGIDPSLPLDQALGLAFANAFAPPYTMMDGKSVIENPGASFKLEYRALADKLRFVASVRADQYVNLSDDIDLSYQFSTTFKLKEGHLIRAEYAKSYTSQFLINTQVTFMVPQTFDLGLPFGIPGLSITNGNKSLTPTSQSLVEIGYRGKLAKNFSVDVEAFRGEVNDMISVVKGETEIDLAAQPIPKVILNQPMANIPSKAVQTGVTLSMNYTSKNFWVRPYLTLQQSKVLDHARYFDLIDLGDELEIKPEVDHEATPSLYGGVYFNYQLFNKLNFNITTYYMSDQIYYRGQPNEVSAAFSTGDRIVTNLKFALDLNKQTSFFISVRDLSNSEESEYYYTDPVKTMYLAGINFELK, via the coding sequence TTGATTAACATTTTTGCCGATACAGTTAAGTCTATCGGTACATATTCATTTGAATTAAATAGACAAAATTTTGCTCAAATTATGAGAGGATTAATAATCTGTATAGTTATACTTTTTAATTTATCTGACACATTACTCTTTGCCCAAGAAAGAGAGGATATCCCAGATACTTATGTGCTAAAGGTCGATGAGTTGATGAATCTTGAAAGGAAAAGTAGTTATGATAAAGAGATAGTATCGGCTTCTAAAAAGGCTGAATCTTTATTTGAAGCTCCTGTATCGGCATCTGTTCTAACGCGCGAAGAGATCAAAGCTTCTGGAGCCACTTCTATTCCCGAAGCCCTTCGGTTAGTTCCTGGTGTAATCGTTAGGCAACTGACCAATGGGAACTATAATGTACATATCAGAGGTATGGATTGGCTTCCATATCAAGGTGAGGAGGAATTGCTAACGGGGCTGAACAAGCTTTCTTTGGTAATGATAGATGGACGTCCCGTGTTCAACTACTTGATGGGCAGTACTTTTTGGCAGACTTTACCTGTAGATCTCAATGATGTAGAAAGGATAGAGGTGATCAGAGGGCCTGCATCGTCTCTTTACGGTCCAAATGCCGTTACTGGTGTGATAAACATTATTACTGCAAGGGCACAAAGAAATGGAGTGTTTGCAATGGCCAATGCCCAAACAGGCTCTTATAACACAAGTATAATGAATGCTTCTGTTGGTTACCGCTTTAATGAAAAATTCAGTGTTATAGCCTCTGCTAACAAACAGTATAGAGAAAGAACCACAGAAATGCATTACAGCAAGGCTGACTCTGCTTATATGCCAATAGAAGAAATTCCTCTATTCGGAGGGCTGGTGTCCCAAGAAACCATATTGGAAACAATGTATCAAGATAACCATGTGTCTTATGATAAATCAGGGTTTAATTTACTTTTAGAGCATAAGCCAATGCCTAATATTTCATATTATCTAAGAGGCGGTGCTGAAAACTCATTTACAAATGATGCCTTATTTCCTGACTATGAGGCTGTACTTCACAAAGGTAAATCGAATACAAAGTATATAGAAGCTGCTGGGAATGTCCATAACCTCAATTTTAAGGCCTCTTATATGTTTGGAGATCAGGATATAGCTATTGGTTTGTATCATAAACAAGAAACAGAGTTTATAGATGCTGATATATCTTATAATTTGCAATTAGGAAAACTATCTATATTGCCTTCAGTGAGTTACAGGAAGTCCACCTATTGGCATCCATTAGATCCCGAATTACTTATCTCAAATTCGGATGAAATGTTTGATAATATAGTGTCAGGAATAGACCCTTCATTGCCTCTAGATCAAGCATTAGGACTGGCGTTTGCTAATGCTTTTGCCCCTCCTTATACCATGATGGATGGGAAATCTGTTATTGAAAACCCTGGAGCATCTTTCAAACTAGAATACAGGGCATTAGCAGACAAGCTCAGGTTTGTCGCTTCGGTTCGTGCTGATCAATATGTGAACTTATCAGATGATATAGATTTGTCGTATCAGTTTTCGACCACTTTTAAGCTTAAAGAAGGTCACTTGATAAGGGCAGAATATGCTAAGTCCTATACAAGCCAGTTTCTGATCAATACCCAAGTGACGTTTATGGTGCCGCAGACATTTGATCTTGGTTTACCATTTGGAATACCTGGTTTGTCGATAACAAATGGTAATAAAAGCCTTACTCCTACAAGTCAAAGTTTGGTAGAAATTGGTTATAGAGGGAAACTTGCAAAAAACTTTTCAGTAGATGTGGAAGCTTTTAGGGGTGAAGTGAATGATATGATATCTGTAGTAAAGGGAGAAACTGAAATTGATTTGGCAGCTCAACCAATTCCTAAAGTGATTTTAAACCAACCTATGGCGAATATTCCATCAAAAGCTGTTCAAACAGGTGTTACTTTGTCTATGAATTATACTTCTAAAAACTTTTGGGTTAGGCCTTATTTGACTTTACAACAATCCAAAGTGCTGGATCATGCAAGGTATTTTGATCTCATAGACCTAGGGGATGAGTTAGAAATCAAACCTGAAGTAGACCATGAAGCTACACCAAGCTTATATGGAGGTGTCTATTTTAACTATCAGCTTTTTAATAAACTAAATTTTAACATTACAACATACTACATGTCTGACCAGATTTATTATAGAGGTCAGCCTAATGAAGTCAGTGCAGCATTTTCTACTGGGGATAGGATTGTTACTAATCTGAAATTTGCATTGGACCTGAATAAGCAAACATCCTTTTTTATTAGTGTAAGAGATTTATCAAATAGCGAAGAGTCAGAGTATTATTATACCGATCCTGTCAAAACAATGTACTTGGCAGGAATTAATTTTGAACTCAAGTAA
- the gatB gene encoding Asp-tRNA(Asn)/Glu-tRNA(Gln) amidotransferase subunit GatB, producing the protein MDQAILDKYELVVGLEVHAQLATESKIFSGDSTAFGQPPNTNISVITLAHPGILPKVNKKVIEYAIKMGLACHCEISRYNIFDRKNYFYPDLPKGFQTTQEKHPVCIGGYLEVTPKDGKKVKISLNRIHMEEDAGKSIHMDSAPETQVDLNRAGVPLIEIVTEPDIRTAEQAYLYVNEVRRLVRYLEVCDGNMEEGSVRCDANISVRLKGQTKLGSKVEVKNMNSARNVQRAIDYEFARQVKMAEADEEIISETRTFNANNGKTFSMRSKEQLNDYRYFPEPDLPPIIIEEEYLKELEASLPALPWELFEKFITEYGLPEYDANFLVETKEMAAYFDSVCSHTKNYKAASNWIMGPVKSYLNDNSIEITSFPVAPEQVASLIALVDTDKVSYTVAAQKLFPALIENPSELVEKLAEKLGLVQEDDDNALREIVVAALAKFPDKAEALKKGKKNLLGLFMGEIMKQGKGKINPKKANQMIMQVLAEK; encoded by the coding sequence ATGGATCAAGCAATTTTAGATAAGTATGAGTTGGTGGTCGGGCTGGAAGTACACGCCCAACTTGCAACGGAAAGTAAGATTTTTTCAGGAGATTCGACGGCTTTTGGTCAGCCACCTAACACCAATATCAGTGTGATTACTTTGGCACATCCTGGTATTTTACCAAAGGTGAATAAGAAAGTAATTGAATATGCCATAAAAATGGGCTTGGCTTGCCATTGTGAAATCAGCCGATACAATATCTTTGATCGCAAAAATTACTTCTATCCAGATTTGCCGAAGGGCTTTCAAACCACGCAAGAGAAGCATCCTGTGTGTATAGGAGGCTATTTAGAAGTAACTCCAAAAGATGGGAAAAAGGTAAAGATCAGCCTCAACCGAATCCACATGGAAGAAGATGCTGGTAAATCCATACACATGGATAGCGCACCTGAAACCCAAGTGGACCTAAACAGAGCAGGAGTCCCTCTTATAGAAATAGTAACCGAGCCAGATATCCGCACTGCGGAGCAAGCGTATTTGTATGTGAATGAAGTGAGGAGGTTGGTGCGCTACCTTGAGGTGTGCGATGGGAATATGGAAGAGGGTTCTGTACGTTGCGATGCCAATATTTCTGTTCGCCTTAAAGGTCAAACAAAGCTAGGGAGCAAAGTAGAAGTAAAGAATATGAACTCGGCTAGGAACGTGCAGCGCGCCATAGATTATGAGTTTGCGAGGCAGGTAAAAATGGCTGAAGCTGATGAAGAGATTATTTCGGAAACTAGGACTTTCAATGCAAATAATGGAAAAACATTCAGTATGCGTTCTAAGGAGCAATTGAACGATTACCGCTATTTCCCCGAGCCAGATCTTCCTCCGATAATTATTGAAGAAGAGTATCTGAAAGAATTGGAAGCTTCTTTACCCGCCTTGCCGTGGGAGTTGTTCGAGAAATTCATTACTGAATATGGATTGCCAGAATACGATGCCAACTTCTTGGTAGAGACGAAAGAAATGGCTGCTTATTTTGACAGTGTCTGCTCCCATACCAAAAATTATAAAGCAGCTTCCAACTGGATTATGGGGCCCGTAAAGTCATATTTAAATGATAATTCAATAGAAATTACTAGTTTCCCAGTTGCTCCCGAGCAAGTGGCTAGTCTCATCGCTTTGGTCGATACAGACAAGGTGAGCTATACCGTAGCTGCTCAAAAGTTGTTCCCTGCTCTGATAGAAAATCCTTCCGAACTAGTAGAAAAACTAGCTGAAAAGCTTGGTTTGGTGCAAGAAGATGATGATAATGCGCTGAGGGAAATTGTAGTGGCAGCTCTTGCCAAGTTTCCAGATAAAGCCGAGGCGCTTAAAAAAGGGAAAAAGAACTTGCTTGGTTTATTTATGGGTGAGATAATGAAGCAAGGAAAAGGAAAGATAAATCCTAAAAAAGCAAACCAAATGATCATGCAAGTGCTTGCAGAGAAGTAA
- a CDS encoding tetratricopeptide repeat protein: MKLNKFLTTIFLALGSMYMVQAQDANQDQLLTLLEAYEDAGSNAKKASVMYEVAQMYEIQGVYRQSFEAYEKTLELEENGDVDIRSNVLTKLSQLAISIQKYNKAIAYRKQLITLQESQGNDKAIVSSKKHIANVAILSENYEEALGIYDGLIRDLSSGDSPKELAQAYNNQGYVLKKMGKDADATECFKQALGVYQTQEKLKGEVDIDIFTNIGISYSYLGDFYKAIDYFEKSKKAYSNKGDELNEARSNNYIGATQYVRGDNLQAQMALEDAIKLGEKVGNKEVLSESYKILAEVFAAEKDFEASQNALKKHLDLKGQLEEEAEAKRKEALQRQLEAERNENALKQALAQRREQELALKQAKLEADQRENELKIQQQQFDLLSREKELQETQLANQKLEKQRVQQALQLAKEQLDKQQSAQEIAALQQERERQIAELKQKELEESERQKAMELLQAEKKIQEQELAQESANKKFYLGGFVLIGAFLAFALYSLIQRSKANKVLKFQQEEIQEKNEELSASEEELRQNMEELKATQEVLSEQKETLQSHFQKITHSITYAETIQNAILPPVSLQQKLFPESFLIYKPKDIVSGDFYWCSTNGKKRVASVIDCTGHGVPGAFMSVIGNNLLSEIIERQEIYDPAKILELLHDQIREKLNQDEGANNDGMDMGICVFEDQPDGTIKMEYAGAKHKLFLAGAEGFNEVDGDRKSIGGKHSSKRTFTNHSITLSKGTRVYLTTDGYLDQANDNRKRFSTGRFREVIQRNHQKPMYEQKIVFDNALTEHQQDSDQRDDITVMGIVV; the protein is encoded by the coding sequence ATGAAACTCAATAAGTTTTTAACTACAATATTTTTGGCTTTGGGCTCTATGTATATGGTTCAAGCGCAAGATGCCAATCAGGATCAGTTGTTAACATTACTCGAAGCCTATGAGGATGCCGGGTCTAATGCTAAAAAAGCGAGCGTAATGTATGAAGTGGCGCAGATGTACGAAATACAAGGGGTTTACAGACAAAGCTTTGAAGCATATGAAAAGACATTAGAGCTTGAAGAAAATGGTGATGTTGACATAAGAAGTAATGTACTGACAAAACTTTCCCAACTTGCCATTTCCATTCAAAAATATAATAAAGCGATAGCTTATAGAAAGCAGCTGATCACTCTTCAGGAATCCCAAGGAAATGATAAGGCAATTGTTTCTTCCAAAAAACATATTGCCAACGTAGCGATCTTATCTGAAAATTATGAGGAAGCTTTGGGTATTTATGATGGACTGATAAGAGATTTGTCCAGCGGAGATAGTCCTAAAGAACTAGCCCAAGCTTATAATAACCAAGGTTATGTTCTTAAAAAAATGGGAAAAGATGCTGATGCTACAGAATGTTTCAAGCAAGCGCTTGGGGTGTATCAAACCCAAGAAAAGCTTAAGGGAGAGGTAGATATTGATATTTTTACAAATATTGGTATTTCATATTCTTATCTAGGCGACTTCTATAAGGCAATTGATTATTTTGAGAAATCGAAAAAAGCATATAGCAATAAAGGAGATGAGCTTAATGAAGCTAGAAGCAACAACTATATAGGTGCCACGCAGTATGTAAGAGGGGATAATTTGCAAGCGCAGATGGCACTGGAAGATGCGATAAAGCTTGGTGAAAAAGTTGGAAATAAAGAGGTTCTGAGTGAAAGTTATAAGATTTTGGCGGAGGTTTTTGCCGCAGAAAAAGATTTTGAAGCATCCCAAAATGCTTTGAAAAAGCATTTAGATCTTAAAGGACAACTGGAGGAGGAGGCTGAAGCCAAAAGGAAAGAGGCGCTTCAAAGGCAGTTAGAGGCAGAAAGAAATGAAAATGCTTTGAAGCAAGCTTTAGCTCAGCGTCGTGAACAAGAGCTGGCATTGAAACAGGCAAAGCTTGAAGCAGATCAGCGTGAGAATGAATTGAAAATTCAGCAGCAGCAGTTCGATTTGCTTTCAAGGGAAAAGGAATTACAAGAAACGCAGTTGGCTAACCAAAAGTTAGAAAAACAGCGAGTACAACAAGCTTTACAGTTGGCAAAAGAACAGCTAGACAAACAGCAAAGTGCGCAAGAAATAGCCGCTTTGCAGCAAGAAAGAGAACGCCAGATAGCAGAGCTTAAGCAAAAGGAATTGGAAGAAAGTGAAAGGCAAAAAGCGATGGAGCTTTTGCAAGCAGAAAAGAAAATTCAAGAGCAAGAGCTCGCCCAAGAAAGTGCAAATAAGAAATTTTACCTAGGTGGTTTTGTCCTTATCGGAGCATTCCTAGCTTTTGCCTTATATAGCCTTATCCAAAGGAGTAAGGCAAATAAGGTATTGAAGTTCCAACAAGAGGAAATCCAAGAGAAAAATGAAGAGCTTTCGGCAAGTGAAGAAGAATTGAGGCAAAATATGGAAGAGCTTAAAGCTACTCAAGAGGTTTTGTCAGAACAAAAAGAAACATTGCAGAGTCATTTCCAGAAAATCACGCATAGTATTACTTATGCAGAAACAATTCAAAATGCCATTTTGCCGCCTGTTTCGCTCCAGCAAAAACTTTTCCCTGAAAGTTTCTTGATCTACAAACCTAAGGATATTGTATCAGGTGATTTTTATTGGTGTTCTACCAATGGTAAAAAAAGAGTAGCATCAGTAATTGACTGTACGGGGCACGGTGTGCCGGGCGCTTTCATGTCGGTAATTGGTAATAATCTGTTAAGTGAAATTATTGAACGTCAGGAAATTTACGATCCGGCAAAAATACTTGAGTTGCTGCACGATCAGATTAGGGAAAAGCTAAACCAAGATGAAGGTGCTAACAACGATGGCATGGATATGGGTATTTGCGTGTTTGAAGACCAACCCGATGGTACCATAAAAATGGAATATGCCGGCGCTAAGCATAAGTTGTTCTTAGCAGGTGCAGAGGGTTTTAATGAAGTTGATGGGGACAGGAAATCTATTGGAGGAAAGCATAGCTCAAAGCGTACGTTTACAAATCATTCAATAACTCTTTCCAAGGGGACTAGGGTGTACTTGACTACTGATGGCTACCTTGACCAAGCAAATGATAATAGGAAACGCTTTTCAACTGGGCGCTTTAGAGAGGTGATTCAAAGAAACCATCAAAAGCCAATGTATGAGCAAAAAATAGTATTTGACAATGCATTGACGGAGCATCAGCAGGATTCAGATCAGCGAGATGATATTACCGTAATGGGTATTGTGGTTTAA
- a CDS encoding transmembrane 220 family protein, producing the protein MKKFINIILTILFALFAAVQFNDPDPWIWVGVYGLVSGISAFAIMGKYNKFLLVTLMAVTLVWALYLSPGVFDWFIHHDSEEIFHSMSPDKVFIETARECFGLIIAFLAIGYHFLQARKKNLGNIIT; encoded by the coding sequence ATGAAAAAATTCATCAACATCATTTTAACTATCCTATTTGCGCTTTTTGCGGCAGTACAATTCAACGATCCAGATCCTTGGATATGGGTAGGAGTTTATGGCTTAGTTTCGGGGATTTCAGCATTTGCCATTATGGGGAAATATAACAAGTTTTTGCTAGTAACGTTGATGGCGGTTACACTTGTTTGGGCATTGTACCTTTCTCCAGGTGTGTTTGACTGGTTCATACACCACGATTCGGAAGAAATTTTCCACAGCATGTCCCCCGACAAGGTGTTCATAGAAACTGCCAGAGAATGCTTTGGTCTTATCATCGCTTTCTTGGCCATTGGTTACCATTTCCTTCAAGCCAGGAAAAAAAACTTGGGAAATATCATTACCTAA